A single genomic interval of Apis cerana isolate GH-2021 linkage group LG2, AcerK_1.0, whole genome shotgun sequence harbors:
- the LOC108002696 gene encoding homeodomain-interacting protein kinase 2 isoform X18, producing MPFESRWPESAWNHTKAHGMCDMFIQTQQTSSVNGSSSSSSSSSNNTVHHHSKKRKLEYNVSQPVIQHALVQSTGDYQLDNTGLQQRYSVNGANTAFSSLHNNNALQKSSPNQQTLVRASTIKLLDTYQRCGQKRKTWSREGNGDGLAVHSANATNAVGSTVVSQHHTQQQQQLQQQQQQQQQQHKQTGMTAHSKQVTNAANGGGGSNPQGDGDYQLVQHEVLYSMTNQYEVLEFLGRGTFGQVVKCWKKGTNEIVAIKILKNHPSYARQGQIEVSILSRLSQENADEFNFVRAYECFQHKSHTCLVFEMLEQNLYDFLKQNKFSPLPLKYIRPILQQVLTALLKLKQLGLIHADLKPENIMLVDPVRQPYRVKVIDFGSASHVSKAVCNTYLQSRYYRAPEIILGLPYCEAIDMWSLGCVVAELFLGWPLYPGSSEYDQIRYISQTQGVPTEHMLNNASKTTKFFYRDMDSTYPFWRLKTPEEHEAETGIKSKEARKYIFNCLDDIGQVNVPTDLEGGQLLAEKADRREFIDLLKRMLTMDQVERRITPGEALNHAFVTLAHLVDYAHCNNVKASVQMMEVCRRAGDFTASPAHHQAPPAPQPPPPTSLVANFVPTTNGSAVTFTFNNQLTNQVQRLVREHRTAQTGYDNLYQIYSNSSRRATQYSSSSSGSNSGRSGVHDFPHQLVPGLLCHPPSYQTMPSPAKHVVVAQPPQAQQAPLQIQPSIISQQAVAAAAAAAQQQYAAVPVSMVETGRQMLLTNAVQTSWPGGSRQMAAIVPSWQQLPPQHAAIQQPLLSDAGDWGRPLIVDSSAILQRPVFPVTEVYNTSALVEHPPQAWAKRSVTKHHQHHVTVPQQSQHRHEHKKETQQLSPVKKRVKESTPPSNMRRHSPSSSHWQQQPMQQHHHSSKHSSSHNVEHHQVTSGRQQTITIHDTPSPAVSVITISDSEDETPGKCCGDRQCGACQNLATRLSGDGRPVREEVIRSTQSTPRVVQPMQQTHSSSQSHTNGHATAHSTSQRSQRKNIISCVTVGDSDGEASPGRAHNHLYQHLPQHPQHQQTTQLIKHEPQQQHHVSSSSSGYSSQSQKKRLLAKVQSECNMVNVATKPEPGVEYLAPHPCHAPACKEPPTYQDDAYDMHDYFLQYVTTSSAHPHLQEQHIVYTTGTDKRVSWPGKRAEYKHEYVQPPAAHSRDHQKWAVANTVHQYRQSQVVGSAAHPGHTHSHHGHPAHLSPGGGGGGRSPAGGPVIGSAQHLGQPLYQEYAHVRSRAHAVPPPVYVTAAPSQAPTAIQQQQVPTYQGFTPGRALPPPAHHSSARPLLASHAAHPLPAHMQPTAVYGLAPLSPAKHQYQPSSLWFTE from the exons AGAAAAACTTGGTCGAGGGAGGGTAATGGTGACGGCCTGGCAGTCCACTCCGCCAACGCGACGAACGCAGTGGGTAGTACTGTAGTGTCGCAGCACCACACTCAACAGCAACAGCAGCtgcaacaacaacagcagcagcagcaacaacaacacaAGCAGACAGGCATGACGGCACATAGCAAGCAAGTGACCAACGCTGCCAATGGAGGCGGTGGCAGCAATCCTCAAGGAGACGGAGATTACCAGTTGGTACAACACGAGGTTCTCTATTCTATGACTAATCAGTATGAAGTCCTCGAATTTTTGGGCAGAGGTACTTTTGGACAG GTCGTGAAATGCTGGAAAAAGGGAACCAATGAAATAGTAGCcatcaaaattttgaagaaccATCCATCATATGCGCGCCAAGGGCAAATTGAG GTCTCCATCCTGTCTCGACTTAGTCAGGAAAATGCGGATGAGTTCAACTTTGTGCGCGCTTATGAGTGCTTCCAGCACAAATCCCATACCTGCTTGGTCTTTGAGATGCTAGAACAGAATCTGTATGATTTCCTGAAACAGAATAAATTTTCGCCTCTACCGCTCAAATACATCAGACCGATTCTCCAACAAGTACTCACCGCTCTTTTAAAACTTAAG cAATTGGGGTTGATTCACGCCGATCTTAAACcagaaaatattatgttgGTGGATCCAGTACGTCAGCCTTATCGTGTTAAAGTTATTGATTTTGGGTCAGCCTCTCATGTGTCTAAAGCTGTCTGCAACACTTATTTGCAATCGCGATACTACCGTGCACCTGAAATTATACTTGGACTTCCATATTGTGAAGCGATAGATATGTGGTCGCTCGGCTGTGTGGTTGCGGAATTATTTCTAGGGTGGCCTTTGTACCCTGGTAGCTCGGAATATGATCAGATTCGATATATAAGTCAGACGCAAGGTGTACCAACGGAACACATGTTGAACAATGCCAGCAAAAcaacaaaattcttttacagAGACATGGACA gtACATATCCATTTTGGCGATTAAAAACACCGGAAGAACACGAGGCTGAAACTGGTATTAAATCTAAAGAAGCaagaaagtatatttttaattgtcttGATGATATTGGTCAAGTTAATGTTCCGACCGATTTGGAGGGTGGTCAACTTTTGGCAGAAAAAGCAGATAGAAGAGAGTTCATAGACCTCTTGAAGAGGATGCTCACGATGGACCAGGTA GAGCGCCGTATAACACCCGGGGAGGCTCTGAACCATGCCTTTGTTACGCTGGCTCACTTAGTCGATTACGCGCATTGTAACAATGTCAAGGCTTCCGTCCAAATGATGGAGGTTTGCCGACGAGCCGGTGATTTCACTGCAAGTCCAGCGCATCACCAAGCTCCGCCAGCACCTCAACCACCTCCACCAACGTCATTGGTAGCTAATTTCGTGCCGACGACGAATGGTAGTGCCGTAACTTTCACCTTCAATAACCAGTTGACCAATCAAGTACAACGATTGGTTAGGGAACATCGCACTGCACAAACAGGATATGACAATCTG tatcaaATATACAGTAACAGTAGTCGTCGTGCGACTCAGTACAGTAGCTCGTCTAGTGGATCAAATAGCGGACGAAGTGGAGTACATGACTTTCCGCATCAATTGGTACCCGGTCTACTTTGTCACCCACCCAGTTATCAAACGATGCCAAGTCCTGCAAAACACGTAGTTGTTGCTCAA CCTCCGCAAGCGCAACAAGCTCCGTTACAAATTCAACCATCAATTATATCGCAGCAAGCTGTTGCTGCTGCAGCTGCAGCTGCTCAACAACAGTATGCTGCGGTACCCGTATCTATGGTAGAAACTGGACGACAAATGTTATTGACC AATGCTGTACAAACCTCTTGGCCTGGTGGAAGCCGTCAAATGGCTGCTATCGTACCATCTTGGCAGCAATTGCCACCGCAACATGCAGCGATACAACAACCATTATTGAGTGATGCCGGGGATTGGGGAAGACCTCTTATTGTAGATAGTTCTGCCATTTTGCAG CGGCCAGTATTTCCTGTCACAGAAGTTTACAACACTAGTGCCCTTGTTGAACATCCTCCTCAAGCTTGGGCAAAACGCAGTGTCACGAAGCATCATCAACATCACGTGACAGTACCTCAACAATCTCAGCATAGGCATGAGCATAAGAAAGAAACGCAGCAATTAAGTCCGGTGAAAAAGAGGGTAAAAGAAAGTACACCTCCGAGCAACATGAGACGGCATTCACCTTCGAGCAGTCATTGGCAGCAACAACCCATGCAACAACATCATCACAGCAGTAAACACAGCAGTAGTCATAACGTGGAACACCATCAAGTTACATCTGGTCGGCAACAAACTATTACAATTCATGATACCCCATCACCAGCAGTTTCTGTTATCACGATTAGTGATAGCGAAGACGAAACGCCGGGCAAATG CTGTGGAGATCGGCAATGCGGAGCCTGTCAAAATTTGGCAACTCGCCTGTCTGGCGATGGACGTCCAGTTCGCGAGGAAGTCATTCGAAG CACGCAGTCAACACCACGCGTGGTCCAGCCTATGCAACAAACTCATTCGAGTAGTCAATCGCACACTAATGGACACGCAACAGCACATAGTACGTCTCAGAGGTCGCAACGGAAAAATATCATCAGTTGTGTAACTGTTGGTGATAGCGATGGCGAAGCTAGTCCGGGTCGAGCACATAATCATCTATATCAACATTTACCGCAACATCCTCAACATCAGCAAACTACGCAGCTAATTAAACACGAACCTCAACAACAACATCACGTCAGCAG TAGTAGCTCTGGATATTCTTCTCAATCGCAAAAGAAACGTTTGTTGGCCAAAGTACAATCCGAATGCAATATGGTGAATGTTGCGACGAAACCGGAGCCCGGTGTTGAGTATCTTGCACCACATCCGTGCCACGCGCCAGCCTGTAAAGAGCCACCGACCTATcag GATGATGCCTATGACATGCATGACTACTTCTTGCAGTATGTGACCACGAGTAGCGCGCATCCCCACCTTCAAGAGCAGCATATTGTGTATACGACCGGCACGGACAAGCGGGTATCATGGCCTGGAAAGAGAGCTGAATACAAACACGAGTACGTTCAACCACCGGCTGCTCATTCCAGAGACCATCAGAAATGGGCAGTGGCAAATACTGTGCATCAGTATAG GCAGAGCCAGGTGGTGGGTTCGGCAGCCCATCCGGGTCATACCCACAGTCATCATGGGCATCCGGCCCACCTCAGTCCTGGGGGCGGTGGCGGGGGTAGAAGTCCTGCAGGGGGGCCTGTAATAGGAAGTGCCCAACATCTGGGGCAGCCCCTGTACCAGGAGTACGCTCACGTACGTTCAAGAGCCCATGCCGTGCCACCCCCGGTATACGTTACCGCCGCGCCTTCTCAGGCTCCCACTGCTATCCAGCAGCAACAAGTGCCCACCTATCAGGGATTCACACCCGG TCGAGCGTTGCCACCACCAGCTCATCACAGCTCGGCCAGACCGTTACTGGCAAGTCATGCAGCGCATCCACTGCCTGCACATATGCAGCCAACAGCCGTTTACGGATTGGCCCCGCTTTCACCGGCCAAACATCAATATCAGCCTTCTAGTTTGTGGTTCACCGAGTAA
- the LOC108002696 gene encoding homeodomain-interacting protein kinase 2 isoform X10, whose protein sequence is MPFESRWPESAWNHTKAHGMCDMFIQTQQTSSVNGSSSSSSSSSNNTVHHHSKKRKLEYNVSQPVIQHALVQSTGDYQLDNTGLQQRYSVNGANTAFSSLHNNNALQKSSPNQQTLVRASTIKLLDTYQRCGQKRKTWSREGNGDGLAVHSANATNAVGSTVVSQHHTQQQQQLQQQQQQQQQQHKQTGMTAHSKQVTNAANGGGGSNPQGDGDYQLVQHEVLYSMTNQYEVLEFLGRGTFGQVVKCWKKGTNEIVAIKILKNHPSYARQGQIEVSILSRLSQENADEFNFVRAYECFQHKSHTCLVFEMLEQNLYDFLKQNKFSPLPLKYIRPILQQVLTALLKLKQLGLIHADLKPENIMLVDPVRQPYRVKVIDFGSASHVSKAVCNTYLQSRYYRAPEIILGLPYCEAIDMWSLGCVVAELFLGWPLYPGSSEYDQIRYISQTQGVPTEHMLNNASKTTKFFYRDMDSTYPFWRLKTPEEHEAETGIKSKEARKYIFNCLDDIGQVNVPTDLEGGQLLAEKADRREFIDLLKRMLTMDQERRITPGEALNHAFVTLAHLVDYAHCNNVKASVQMMEVCRRAGDFTASPAHHQAPPAPQPPPPTSLVANFVPTTNGSAVTFTFNNQLTNQVQRLVREHRTAQTGYDNLYQIYSNSSRRATQYSSSSSGSNSGRSGVHDFPHQLVPGLLCHPPSYQTMPSPAKHVVVAQPPQAQQAPLQIQPSIISQQAVAAAAAAAQQQYAAVPVSMVETGRQMLLTNAVQTSWPGGSRQMAAIVPSWQQLPPQHAAIQQPLLSDAGDWGRPLIVDSSAILQRPVFPVTEVYNTSALVEHPPQAWAKRSVTKHHQHHVTVPQQSQHRHEHKKETQQLSPVKKRVKESTPPSNMRRHSPSSSHWQQQPMQQHHHSSKHSSSHNVEHHQVTSGRQQTITIHDTPSPAVSVITISDSEDETPGKCCGDRQCGACQNLATRLSGDGRPVREEVIRSTQSTPRVVQPMQQTHSSSQSHTNGHATAHSTSQRSQRKNIISCVTVGDSDGEASPGRAHNHLYQHLPQHPQHQQTTQLIKHEPQQQHHVSSSSSGYSSQSQKKRLLAKVQSECNMVNVATKPEPGVEYLAPHPCHAPACKEPPTYQDDAYDMHDYFLQYVTTSSAHPHLQEQHIVYTTGTDKRVSWPGKRAEYKHEYVQPPAAHSRDHQKWAVANTVHQYRQSQVVGSAAHPGHTHSHHGHPAHLSPGGGGGGRSPAGGPVIGSAQHLGQPLYQEYAHVRSRAHAVPPPVYVTAAPSQAPTAIQQQQVPTYQGFTPGWVPRHLVDACIRALPPPAHHSSARPLLASHAAHPLPAHMQPTAVYGLAPLSPAKHQYQPSSLWFTE, encoded by the exons AGAAAAACTTGGTCGAGGGAGGGTAATGGTGACGGCCTGGCAGTCCACTCCGCCAACGCGACGAACGCAGTGGGTAGTACTGTAGTGTCGCAGCACCACACTCAACAGCAACAGCAGCtgcaacaacaacagcagcagcagcaacaacaacacaAGCAGACAGGCATGACGGCACATAGCAAGCAAGTGACCAACGCTGCCAATGGAGGCGGTGGCAGCAATCCTCAAGGAGACGGAGATTACCAGTTGGTACAACACGAGGTTCTCTATTCTATGACTAATCAGTATGAAGTCCTCGAATTTTTGGGCAGAGGTACTTTTGGACAG GTCGTGAAATGCTGGAAAAAGGGAACCAATGAAATAGTAGCcatcaaaattttgaagaaccATCCATCATATGCGCGCCAAGGGCAAATTGAG GTCTCCATCCTGTCTCGACTTAGTCAGGAAAATGCGGATGAGTTCAACTTTGTGCGCGCTTATGAGTGCTTCCAGCACAAATCCCATACCTGCTTGGTCTTTGAGATGCTAGAACAGAATCTGTATGATTTCCTGAAACAGAATAAATTTTCGCCTCTACCGCTCAAATACATCAGACCGATTCTCCAACAAGTACTCACCGCTCTTTTAAAACTTAAG cAATTGGGGTTGATTCACGCCGATCTTAAACcagaaaatattatgttgGTGGATCCAGTACGTCAGCCTTATCGTGTTAAAGTTATTGATTTTGGGTCAGCCTCTCATGTGTCTAAAGCTGTCTGCAACACTTATTTGCAATCGCGATACTACCGTGCACCTGAAATTATACTTGGACTTCCATATTGTGAAGCGATAGATATGTGGTCGCTCGGCTGTGTGGTTGCGGAATTATTTCTAGGGTGGCCTTTGTACCCTGGTAGCTCGGAATATGATCAGATTCGATATATAAGTCAGACGCAAGGTGTACCAACGGAACACATGTTGAACAATGCCAGCAAAAcaacaaaattcttttacagAGACATGGACA gtACATATCCATTTTGGCGATTAAAAACACCGGAAGAACACGAGGCTGAAACTGGTATTAAATCTAAAGAAGCaagaaagtatatttttaattgtcttGATGATATTGGTCAAGTTAATGTTCCGACCGATTTGGAGGGTGGTCAACTTTTGGCAGAAAAAGCAGATAGAAGAGAGTTCATAGACCTCTTGAAGAGGATGCTCACGATGGACCAG GAGCGCCGTATAACACCCGGGGAGGCTCTGAACCATGCCTTTGTTACGCTGGCTCACTTAGTCGATTACGCGCATTGTAACAATGTCAAGGCTTCCGTCCAAATGATGGAGGTTTGCCGACGAGCCGGTGATTTCACTGCAAGTCCAGCGCATCACCAAGCTCCGCCAGCACCTCAACCACCTCCACCAACGTCATTGGTAGCTAATTTCGTGCCGACGACGAATGGTAGTGCCGTAACTTTCACCTTCAATAACCAGTTGACCAATCAAGTACAACGATTGGTTAGGGAACATCGCACTGCACAAACAGGATATGACAATCTG tatcaaATATACAGTAACAGTAGTCGTCGTGCGACTCAGTACAGTAGCTCGTCTAGTGGATCAAATAGCGGACGAAGTGGAGTACATGACTTTCCGCATCAATTGGTACCCGGTCTACTTTGTCACCCACCCAGTTATCAAACGATGCCAAGTCCTGCAAAACACGTAGTTGTTGCTCAA CCTCCGCAAGCGCAACAAGCTCCGTTACAAATTCAACCATCAATTATATCGCAGCAAGCTGTTGCTGCTGCAGCTGCAGCTGCTCAACAACAGTATGCTGCGGTACCCGTATCTATGGTAGAAACTGGACGACAAATGTTATTGACC AATGCTGTACAAACCTCTTGGCCTGGTGGAAGCCGTCAAATGGCTGCTATCGTACCATCTTGGCAGCAATTGCCACCGCAACATGCAGCGATACAACAACCATTATTGAGTGATGCCGGGGATTGGGGAAGACCTCTTATTGTAGATAGTTCTGCCATTTTGCAG CGGCCAGTATTTCCTGTCACAGAAGTTTACAACACTAGTGCCCTTGTTGAACATCCTCCTCAAGCTTGGGCAAAACGCAGTGTCACGAAGCATCATCAACATCACGTGACAGTACCTCAACAATCTCAGCATAGGCATGAGCATAAGAAAGAAACGCAGCAATTAAGTCCGGTGAAAAAGAGGGTAAAAGAAAGTACACCTCCGAGCAACATGAGACGGCATTCACCTTCGAGCAGTCATTGGCAGCAACAACCCATGCAACAACATCATCACAGCAGTAAACACAGCAGTAGTCATAACGTGGAACACCATCAAGTTACATCTGGTCGGCAACAAACTATTACAATTCATGATACCCCATCACCAGCAGTTTCTGTTATCACGATTAGTGATAGCGAAGACGAAACGCCGGGCAAATG CTGTGGAGATCGGCAATGCGGAGCCTGTCAAAATTTGGCAACTCGCCTGTCTGGCGATGGACGTCCAGTTCGCGAGGAAGTCATTCGAAG CACGCAGTCAACACCACGCGTGGTCCAGCCTATGCAACAAACTCATTCGAGTAGTCAATCGCACACTAATGGACACGCAACAGCACATAGTACGTCTCAGAGGTCGCAACGGAAAAATATCATCAGTTGTGTAACTGTTGGTGATAGCGATGGCGAAGCTAGTCCGGGTCGAGCACATAATCATCTATATCAACATTTACCGCAACATCCTCAACATCAGCAAACTACGCAGCTAATTAAACACGAACCTCAACAACAACATCACGTCAGCAG TAGTAGCTCTGGATATTCTTCTCAATCGCAAAAGAAACGTTTGTTGGCCAAAGTACAATCCGAATGCAATATGGTGAATGTTGCGACGAAACCGGAGCCCGGTGTTGAGTATCTTGCACCACATCCGTGCCACGCGCCAGCCTGTAAAGAGCCACCGACCTATcag GATGATGCCTATGACATGCATGACTACTTCTTGCAGTATGTGACCACGAGTAGCGCGCATCCCCACCTTCAAGAGCAGCATATTGTGTATACGACCGGCACGGACAAGCGGGTATCATGGCCTGGAAAGAGAGCTGAATACAAACACGAGTACGTTCAACCACCGGCTGCTCATTCCAGAGACCATCAGAAATGGGCAGTGGCAAATACTGTGCATCAGTATAG GCAGAGCCAGGTGGTGGGTTCGGCAGCCCATCCGGGTCATACCCACAGTCATCATGGGCATCCGGCCCACCTCAGTCCTGGGGGCGGTGGCGGGGGTAGAAGTCCTGCAGGGGGGCCTGTAATAGGAAGTGCCCAACATCTGGGGCAGCCCCTGTACCAGGAGTACGCTCACGTACGTTCAAGAGCCCATGCCGTGCCACCCCCGGTATACGTTACCGCCGCGCCTTCTCAGGCTCCCACTGCTATCCAGCAGCAACAAGTGCCCACCTATCAGGGATTCACACCCGGGTGGGTACCTAGACACCTAGTTGATGCATGCAT TCGAGCGTTGCCACCACCAGCTCATCACAGCTCGGCCAGACCGTTACTGGCAAGTCATGCAGCGCATCCACTGCCTGCACATATGCAGCCAACAGCCGTTTACGGATTGGCCCCGCTTTCACCGGCCAAACATCAATATCAGCCTTCTAGTTTGTGGTTCACCGAGTAA